In a single window of the Campylobacter fetus subsp. testudinum 03-427 genome:
- the sapA1 gene encoding surface array protein A, protein MLNKTDVSMLYITIMGMASEGDGNKYWLDYANSNSLGVSSLANIMLDSPGAAKFFGDSLLAGNEKEFVTKIYSIALGSTSDVDGINYWTKAITGGGEFTDSKGNVINVASLSKGDLIGAMIDSMVNGGSAESKAIFEAKAAASDYFADATLGKDITGLDEGTTSKLISEITSASDLDKVKGEIDGLKESIDEAGLNKIALTTENDTITGTEGGDLISGVVGTAAESTLNPGDKIDGGAGNDVLKVDLKGNFKGLKDDGYIKNIEKLSLTNSSVSNRTFDAKGIDGLQTVALSGEKGISVTNLANIVDLEVSGFKGNSLSIDAMYAEKVLDGNADVQNLKVNSVGTKDAGVTVTADKVETLNLNTTGEGSFLTANVANISVKGNANLSLTTGGKTTTLDASSFGGALDANLTASTNVTSIKGGNGNDKITVKDFAANVVIDGGAGNDELVIKGTGALKPTVANVEKVTVEAVGGALTLAMNNATGVTELDVKQATGGNITITNSAIETVSFVNNDSETNTVTVNNAGLNTVNFKGGDAKGAATTVKGNITAVKSESLTVNTDALSTIAKTDAVINAANATNISINAEKGTAGMSLTAGKLTDLTVNNKGAFALTGSATALDSVKNLNVNAEGAFSVGTINSLKNLNNLTVNGATADLSGVSVGTATLSSLEANVNVSGDFKLGTTTAKGDIDFNIENVAALNLGNITSSTGNASVIISSATGDVTLGTVSATKGNVTLNAGNALGAVTLGNITGDIVSIDLGGVLGEINSGSSNKVSITSNEVVYVGSEISKNVVEITAAAGGTDLNAQMIGGANATDSLTLKGAVNTESITASGDLSGGTLALTLTDAVKLNSIDISGLKGITSGVAIDLSKVKHTDNKLVVDIQGSDAAETITANTADAAVTAITLSGDLGGGANTVTVAPDGAATAIQTIDLSGLSATGGTLEGTITIAEELTKVTTIKGSAGDDTVTFAKNTDDVTIDLGAGDDTFIGAKLADGKSVTVTGGEGNDTFNLIASVVSDATKADFTTITDFSTGDSIKFAGSDVATYENAGNLVSTGNLATDFATFASSHDVAKTVYGFTYNNESYLFYNAVGSTADIAVGDIIVKLGGTPDQAVDLGSISLNSDTGVTIA, encoded by the coding sequence ATGTTAAACAAAACAGATGTTTCAATGCTTTATATCACTATTATGGGTATGGCAAGTGAGGGTGATGGTAATAAGTATTGGTTAGATTATGCCAATAGTAATAGTTTAGGAGTTTCAAGTTTAGCTAATATTATGCTTGATAGTCCAGGGGCGGCTAAATTCTTTGGTGATTCTCTTTTAGCTGGTAATGAGAAAGAGTTTGTTACTAAGATATATAGTATAGCTTTAGGTAGTACTAGTGATGTTGATGGTATTAATTATTGGACTAAGGCTATAACTGGTGGTGGAGAATTTACTGATAGTAAGGGTAATGTTATTAATGTTGCTAGTTTAAGCAAGGGTGATTTAATAGGTGCTATGATTGACTCTATGGTTAATGGTGGTAGTGCTGAGTCTAAGGCTATATTTGAGGCTAAGGCTGCTGCTAGTGATTACTTTGCTGATGCTACTTTGGGTAAGGATATTACTGGATTAGATGAGGGTACTACTTCTAAGTTAATTAGTGAGATTACTAGTGCTAGTGATCTTGATAAGGTTAAGGGTGAGATTGATGGGTTGAAGGAGAGTATAGATGAGGCTGGTTTAAATAAGATAGCACTTACTACTGAGAATGATACTATTACTGGTACTGAGGGTGGAGATCTTATTAGTGGGGTGGTAGGTACTGCTGCTGAGAGTACTTTAAATCCTGGGGATAAGATAGATGGTGGTGCTGGTAATGATGTGCTTAAGGTAGATTTGAAGGGTAACTTCAAAGGCTTAAAAGATGATGGCTACATCAAAAATATAGAAAAACTATCTTTAACTAATAGTAGTGTTTCAAACAGAACATTTGATGCTAAAGGTATAGATGGACTACAAACAGTTGCACTAAGTGGTGAAAAAGGAATTAGCGTTACTAATCTTGCTAATATAGTAGATCTTGAAGTTAGTGGATTTAAAGGAAATAGTTTAAGCATAGACGCTATGTATGCAGAAAAAGTACTTGATGGTAACGCTGATGTACAAAACCTAAAAGTAAATTCTGTTGGTACTAAAGATGCTGGTGTAACAGTTACTGCTGATAAGGTAGAAACTCTAAATTTAAATACTACAGGTGAGGGAAGCTTTTTAACTGCTAACGTGGCTAATATATCTGTAAAAGGAAATGCAAATCTATCTTTAACAACTGGAGGAAAAACAACTACTTTAGATGCTTCTAGCTTTGGTGGAGCTTTAGATGCAAATTTAACTGCATCAACTAATGTTACTAGTATCAAAGGTGGTAATGGTAATGATAAGATAACTGTAAAAGATTTTGCTGCAAATGTAGTAATTGATGGTGGAGCTGGAAATGATGAGCTAGTTATAAAAGGTACAGGCGCTTTAAAACCTACAGTAGCAAATGTAGAAAAAGTTACAGTAGAAGCAGTTGGTGGAGCTCTAACTCTAGCTATGAACAACGCAACAGGCGTAACTGAACTAGACGTTAAACAAGCAACAGGTGGAAATATAACTATAACTAACAGCGCGATAGAAACAGTTAGTTTTGTAAATAATGATAGCGAAACTAACACTGTAACAGTAAATAACGCCGGTCTAAACACCGTGAATTTCAAAGGCGGTGACGCTAAAGGCGCAGCAACTACTGTTAAAGGCAATATAACAGCGGTTAAATCAGAATCTCTTACTGTAAATACAGACGCTTTATCTACTATAGCAAAAACTGACGCAGTTATAAATGCTGCAAACGCTACAAATATATCTATAAATGCTGAAAAAGGCACTGCAGGTATGTCTCTTACAGCAGGTAAATTAACTGATTTAACTGTAAATAATAAAGGTGCGTTTGCATTAACAGGCTCAGCTACAGCTCTTGATTCAGTAAAAAATCTTAATGTAAATGCTGAGGGAGCATTTAGCGTAGGAACAATTAATAGTTTAAAAAACTTAAATAACTTAACCGTAAATGGAGCTACTGCTGATTTATCTGGTGTATCTGTAGGAACTGCAACACTTTCATCTTTAGAAGCAAATGTAAATGTAAGTGGAGATTTTAAACTAGGAACAACTACTGCAAAAGGTGACATAGACTTTAATATAGAAAATGTTGCAGCATTAAATTTAGGAAATATAACTTCATCTACAGGAAATGCTAGTGTGATCATCTCTTCAGCTACTGGAGATGTTACTTTAGGAACTGTATCAGCTACTAAAGGTAACGTAACTCTAAATGCAGGAAATGCTTTAGGAGCAGTTACTTTAGGAAATATTACTGGTGATATAGTAAGTATAGATCTAGGTGGGGTATTAGGAGAGATAAATAGTGGTAGTAGTAATAAAGTATCAATTACATCAAACGAAGTAGTTTATGTAGGTTCAGAGATCAGTAAAAACGTAGTAGAGATAACTGCAGCTGCTGGTGGTACTGACTTAAATGCTCAAATGATTGGTGGAGCAAATGCTACTGACTCATTAACACTAAAAGGTGCAGTAAATACTGAATCTATAACTGCTAGTGGAGATTTAAGTGGTGGAACTTTAGCTCTTACTTTAACAGATGCTGTTAAACTAAATAGCATAGATATAAGTGGGCTTAAGGGTATAACAAGTGGTGTTGCGATTGATTTATCAAAAGTAAAACATACAGATAATAAGTTAGTTGTAGATATACAAGGTAGTGACGCTGCTGAGACAATCACTGCAAATACAGCTGATGCTGCTGTAACAGCTATAACACTAAGTGGTGACTTAGGTGGTGGTGCAAACACAGTTACCGTTGCTCCAGATGGAGCTGCAACAGCTATACAAACTATAGATCTAAGCGGATTAAGTGCTACTGGTGGAACTTTAGAAGGCACTATAACTATCGCTGAAGAGCTAACAAAAGTTACTACTATAAAAGGTAGCGCTGGAGATGATACGGTAACTTTCGCAAAAAATACAGATGATGTTACCATAGATCTTGGTGCTGGTGATGACACATTTATAGGAGCTAAACTAGCAGATGGCAAAAGTGTAACAGTAACAGGTGGTGAAGGTAATGATACGTTTAACTTAATTGCTTCAGTAGTATCTGACGCAACTAAAGCAGACTTTACAACTATAACCGACTTTAGCACTGGAGATAGCATTAAATTCGCAGGTAGTGATGTTGCTACTTATGAAAATGCAGGTAATTTAGTATCAACTGGTAACTTAGCAACTGATTTTGCTACTTTTGCAAGTAGTCATGACGTAGCTAAAACAGTGTATGGATTTACATATAACAATGAGAGTTACTTATTCTACAACGCAGTTGGCTCAACTGCAGATATAGCTGTTGGTGATATAATAGTAAAACTAGGTGGAACACCTGATCAAGCCGTTGATTTAGGTAGTATTTCTCTAAATTCAGACACTGGAGTTACTATCGCATAA